The segment ATCCATACAGGACCTTACTCATAAGGAGTAGTAGTCTCCAGAGTAGGAGAAAGACCACCAGCCAGTTTAAACGTATCCGGCCATGTGGACAATCCACAGTTTTTAAGTGCCAAGGTCTAAAACTGTCTGGCACGTGCCTGCAACCTGATGGGCATGATACCTGAACTGGGTAGGTCCACTCAATAGTGCCAGATCACCAGCCACTCAccttcaaacacctcaaccCTGGCTGCAGGGGTGAGACCCTGTTCTCCACCCTACTCCATTCAGGGTACAGGTCTGCACCTCTATCAGGGGTCTGACTTCTAAAGGAGACTTTAACAAGAAGCATTAAGCTCCTCCTGGTGTTGCACAATCAGTGGAACATGAACAGGACGGTCAGGAACTTCATGGACAGAAAATAGAGAAGTATAAGCACAGTGAAAACCCAATGACcacacctcagtatctccaggcGACTATTTGGATCCTTCAGttcagcagagagcagcttcactcctgcaTCCAGCAGGTCGTTGTTACTCAGGTCCAGCGTTCTCAGTCTGGAGGATTTCAAACTGAGAACCGAAGATAGAGCTGCACAGCTTTCTTCTGTCAGACCACAGCAGCACAACCTGGAAAAATATCAGTGAGGATTTAAAGAACTTCACTTATTCAAGACCTGAAGTATCTCATAGTGTAGCAGTTCCAGACCTTTACTGGCAACTGAAGTGATGTTAGAGTAACTCCAATGGCCTGCGAAGGCTTTCCACATTACGGGTCTGTttcaaaacctagtgagcttccTCGCTGAccactgcctacctgggcatcTTCCTAAGTAAAGTGGAGTCTAACTGACCTCGAACTTCAGAAGGCAGATTACTGAGACACTCTAGTAGGTAGAATTGGCTTAATGGCTGAGGAAGCACACAGAGCTCCTTGATATTTGGTCAGAATATCAGTCAGAATAAGGcgtctcagtaggcagcattttaaggcgtCTGGGATTTGAGACAGGCTTCTTCTCTGGAGCGTAGGATGAGATCACTGGGTTTTAAGAAGGAGACCTGGATTGCACATGAAGGTGTTTAAGGGTTTGtgagcaggccactggagttcttaCACACCAGACTcgtcaaatcatgtctttatggaccttgctgtgtgaacaggggcacagtcatgcttaaaacgggaaagagccttccctaaactgttgccaaacGTTCAAAGCTTAGATGTATTTTttgtaattcattcattttacctGAGTATCTCCAGGTTACAGTCTGGactctccagtccagcagagagcagcttcactcctgaatcctgcacTTTATTACCGCTCAGGTCCAGATCTTTCACTCTGGTGGAGCAGGAACAGAGAACTAAAGACAGAGCGGCACAGCTTTCCTCCTGGAGATCACACCAACACAACCTGGTGGAGCAAAGTACAACCGAACAACAACACTGTAAACTCTTACGTGTGAATCTCAACCAGGAATGGGAAACCTTCTCGGCAAAGAGCGGGAGCTGGTGGAAATCTGGAGTACCTCCTACTTGGTGGAACTCATCCAGGACCTGGATGACTTGCTATGACAgaggtcatctgtccatgagcaAAATATAAGGAGACGCAAAGCAGGTTTAGCATCTGAACATCTgttttaaaaactgtatttgtaGAAAACAGTAGAAGTACTTACTTAACCTTTCTGGAGGCTTTGACCACCGGTAGCAGCTTCTGAAGACCTTCTTCTGATGGATCATATTTATTTAGATCAAAATCATCCAGGTTGTCCTCAGAGTTTAGCAGCACGAACACCAGAGCCAACCAGTGAGCAGAAGAAAGTCTGGTTTCCTTGTGAAGATGATTCCTTAAGAAGGTCTGGACGTCCTGCACTAAAGAGCGATCATTCAGTTCgttcagacagtggaacagatcGATGGATTGTTCTGGAGATAGATTCTCCCTGATCTTCTCCTTGATGTACGTAACCGTTTCCTCTCTGTTGTGTAAACTCGTCCTTTTTTGCGTCAGTAGGTCTTGTAGAGTCTCACTGGTCTTCAGCGAGAGACCCAGAAGGAATCTAAGGAAAAGATCCATGTTTCCACTTGCACTCTGTAAGGCCTGGTCTACTGCAATATTTAGGAACTCTGAGAGGTTTGACTCGTTAGAAGAACTACGAAGGAACGCATACAGAGCTGCCAGGAACTCCTGAAGGCTCAGATGAACGAAGCTAAAGACCTTCCTCAGGTCCAGCTTAAACTCCTCTTTAAAGATACGAGCGTACACTCCTGAGTACACTGATCGTTCTCCGACATCAATGCCACATTCATTCAGGTCCTCCTCGAAGAACATCAGGTTTCCTTTCTCCAGCTGTTGGAAAGCCAGCTTTCCTAGAGCTAGAATCATCTCTGTGGTCTGGTGGGCATCCATACTGCAGTTCTTATGGTTCTTTCGGTTCTTGTGTTTGAGCAGAACGATCAGGAAGTGGGTGAACATCTGAGTCAAAGTTTTGGGGAGCTCCACAATCTCTGCTTGACCCAGCAAGCTCTGTAGAACGGTGGCGGAAATCCAGCAGAAGATTGGTATGTTGCATTGAATATTGAAGTTCCTAGAAGATCTCAAGTGGTTGATGATTTTGCTGGCCAAGTTCTCATCACCAATTGTCTTTCTAAAGTATTCTTCTTTCTGAGGGTCGTTAAACCCTCGCAGCTCTGTTACCTGGTCTACAAACTCTGGagggatctgattggctgctcctGGTCGAGAGGTGATCCAGACTAGAACAGAAGGAAGCAGGTTCCCCTGGATGAGGTTCGTAAAGAGCGCATCCACCGAGACTGGTTCGGTTACGTCGCAAACGATCGGATTGTTCCCGAAGTTAAGTGGAAGGGGACACTCGTCCAGACCATCGAAGATGAACACGACTCTGTGGGTCTCACAGTCTATCGATTGCAGTTCCTTCATTTCTGGAGTGAACGTGTGAAGAAGATTCATCAGGCTCAGAGTCTCATCCTTAACCAGGTTCAGCTTCCTAAAAGGAAGCGGGAGCATGAACAGGACGTCCTGGTTGGCTCTTCCTGCAGCCCAGTCCAGAACAAACTTCTGCACCGAGACCGTTTTTCCAATTCCGGCCATTCCTTCAGTCAGAACCATTCTGATGGACTCGTCTTTGAAGAGGTCGTTGTGTTTAATCGTCTTCTCCGGCGCTGCTGCAGTTCTGATCAGTCCGACCTCGCGATCGTTATGGACGTCTTCTGCATATCGTTCTATGATGTAGAGCTCTGTGTGGATCTCTGAGCTTCCTTCAATAATTCCGTCACATCTCTGGCTCAGTTTGGATCTGAGGTTTTCCCGACACTCCGAGAGCAGCTCCATCTCTAAAGAAGGAAATCATGTGATAGAAACGcttttttatactttattaacaATTCATCCTGTAACCCGTGTGTTTAATAAGTGACTTTTGGAGTTGAACAGTGTGACAAGCAACCGAgccaaaacacacaaataaatcctGAGCTGAATGATCTGTAAAGTAAAACATATCTGGGTCTGGAGTGGCTGAGTCAGAGCTCCGATCTGAACCTAATTAAGATGGTGCAACCCTTCTACCGAAAATCCTAGAACGGTCTCTAGTTCTTCCTGATCAGAGCTGCTTTTACCAGTCATTCAATCTTAAAACACCAAAATCCAGCTTATTTCAAAAGGGGTTCACAAACTTGTTCTCGTAACTTCTTGTAATCGAATGGCCGCAGAATGTACAGTAGAGTCCGCAGTTCTCCCTAATAAGAGTCGTGCCCTTTTGTGCGCCCTAATTTGGTCAGCGGAGGAAATGCTGatgcgctccaggtggaaggttTTCTATAAATATCACGGCTTCTTCATGTCCTATTTGTCTTCTCTTGATGTCTGGTCCACTCTGGTTTTTCGTTTACTTGTTTTCTGGGAACTCGGCCTGGTGGGACGCACCGGAAGAAAGGCGCCCCATTTGTGCCACACCATCCCTGTTTCCTGGGGTGATACACGCCCGTAAAACCACCTGGTGTGCAGAAGAAGCACAGGTAACATGGTCTGAGTGTCTACCTGTTAAGTTCCCTTACTGATGTCCTTCCGAGAGCTAGATTTGTCACAGACAGCCAGTTCtcatttctgcactatccctttcCTGTCCGCTTCTTCCGTTGTGGGTTGCGGACATTGTATTTTGTTCCATTATTCCTTTGttactttatatatttattaaataggcgctttattttttttgaaaatcTCCTTATTTAGTTCATGTCTTAGccactttattattttaccttggatTGAAAATCTGTACAGGGGTTTTTATGTGGGGATTCACCTCGCTCTCTATCAAGGTGCGTCCTTTCCCATTACACTTGTTCGCTGGCCCATATTTATTACACTGATTCTACACTGATtacattatccatccatccgttcgTCCAACTATTCAACCATCCAACCCATCCACTCATTTAttcaacccatccatccacccacccatccatctatccacccattcAACCCATCCACTCATTTATTTAAcccctatccatctatccatccatccgtccgtccatctgttCAACCATTCAACCCATCCACTCATTTATTCtacccatctatccacccaaaatccatccacccacccatccaccaacccatccatccatccacccatccatccacccatccatccacccatccatccacccatccttccatctatctaaccatccatccattcaaccattcaacccatccatccaaccatccatccattcaacccatccatccatccatccatccatgtcacatattcaactcaaattgtcaaatattaacatttaaacaaaaaatttaaaataaataaataaacatacatatacagtgaatAAAGACATTAAAGGATCTACAGTAAATCTCCTGTCGTTCTGGACCGTTCTGACCATGTGCACCATTGTGACCAAATGGACGCTCAGGTTTTAGAGGGTAGTCATTATGTTTCGGCTCATCAAAATCATGAGACACTTTACAAAACTGACATTCTGACTAAGTAATAATACTTTAACTTGGTCAGAGTCCGTGTGGGAGCAAAGCCCGTGGTGCAGAGACAGTTAGGAATAAACTCTGGACTAAATTAAACTAAATGCTTCAATTTAAAACTTTAcgtttttattcattaaaaacacagaaaacacacaaatacacaatattTACATCACATACAGCCACAGACGGTTCCTCAGACGTCAGGTTCTGGTCCTGACAGACCCGGGTGTGTCTGTATGAACTGGTTCCAGTCAGTTCAGATCACAGATCATGATACAAAGTTCAGTAACATTTTAAAACCTTCCACACCAGCACATCCATCGTCTAAGCTCCTATCTGTATACTTTTGACTCTCTTCTAAAAAATATACTTGTAGATGAAACTGTCATCAGtataaaatgatgaataaataaaatttgaaATGTAAACACTCACTGTGATGTTGGGCTCTTCGTGCCGGATGGTGAAACACAGATCAGTTTCATTTTGCCTGAAAGAGGTTTAAACATCAGCAGCAAAGGGTGGgacaggaaacacacacacacacacagacacacacacacacacactgaacttaATCATCTTCCGCATTTCAGACAAGCAGCACCTTAAAGTTTCTATAGGAACACTAGGGATGATCTAAGGAAAATTATGGTGGGAATGTGCTTTTAaagaccctaaccctaaccctatcaAACCATCACACAGATCATCACACTATCAGACAGTGACAAATCAGACCATCATCACACTATCAGACCATCATCACACTATTAGATCATCACACTATCAGATTATCACACTATTAGATCATCACACTATCAGATTATCACACTAACAGATCATCACACTATCAGATTATCATACTATTAGATCATCACACTATCAGATCATCACACTATTAGATCATCACACTATTAGACTATCACACTATCAGATCATCACACTATTAGACCATCACACTATTAGATCATCACACTATTAGACCATCATTCTATCAGATCATCACACAATTAGATCATCACACTATTAGACCATCATTCTATCAGATCATCACACTATTAGATCATCACACTATTAGATCATCACACTATCAGATCATCACACTTAGATCATCACACTATTAGATCATCACGCTATTAGACCATCACACTATCAGATCATCACACTTAGATCATCACACTATCAGATCATCACACTATTAGACCATCACACTATTAGATCATCACACTTAGATCATCACACTATCAGATCATCACACTATTAGATCATCACACTATCAGATCATCACACTATCAGATCATCCCACTATTAGACCATCACACTATCAGATCATCACACTTAGATCATCACACTATTAGATCATCACACTATTAGACCATCACACTATCAGATCATCACACTATCAGACCATCACACTATCAGATCATCACACTATTAGACCATCACACTATTAGATCATCACACTTAGATCATCACACTATCAGATCATCACACTATTAGACCATCACACTATTAGATCATCACACTATCAGACCATCACACTATCAGATCATCCCACTATTAGACCATCACACTATTAGATCATCACACTATCAGATCATCACACTATCAGATCATCCCACTATTAGACCATCACACTATCAGATCATCACACTTAGACCATCACACTATTAGATCATCACACTATCAGACCATCACACTATCAGATCATCACACTATCAGACCATCACACTATTACATCATCACACTATTAGCTACTCACACTATCAGACAGTGGAAAATCAGATCATCACACTATCACACCCACccacatttattattgttattagttaaTCATTCGtcctgattcatttatttacgttCAAAGgttgtgtaaataaaattattacttCAGTTACTGAAACATGAATCTAATCGTTTTATTGATGAAAATAAATCGCTGctcttatttttaaatacatttaaatttaacttCCTTGTTCAGTAAATACGTCACAATGTTTTTGACTTTATAATTTTCTGATGTAAATAAACGAATCGGGACTGAAGCACAATAAACTGGTTCTTATTACTGGTTTCATTATGGAACACTGGTTCTGTTCGCTTAAACAAAACCGTATGAATAGTTTAGGGAAGTACTCGATCAGACTGTTACTACATTTAAActgaagggaagaaaaaaaaacgcaGGAGGGAAGAATCGGAACTCCTCATGTTTGTTCATCTCACATATTCAGTTTTGAACCACAATttcaataaaactaaataaaattaaacagcaAATAATAATCACATTAAAGGGTTTTATTATTAGCGAAATTATTCACACcgagtttgttttgtttttgtttttagttttatacTGATGCACTTTTAGGGTTTACCGGCAGATGGCagcacaattacacacacacacacacacacacacatatacacacacacacacacacacacatatacgtatatacacacacacacacacacacacacaaaatctaAATCAATtcattattatctattttatattaaaaacacagttttaaaggaaataaaagtaaagCTGCAGGAATTTATTTCACTGTAAATGACGTCACATGATGGAATGATGATCAGACTGATGAAACCTCTGTCCAGGTCCTCCTGGTTCCTCCATTCCTCAGAGAACATTTAGAGAAATGACCGACTGATGCAGATGCGCAACTGTTTGAGGAGGGCCTGGGGTTTGTTACTGTGTTTTGTGATGCACCAGTAGATTTAATGGGAACGATGAGTTAGTGAAGCTCTGGGGAGCTCAGGAGGTACCACAAGTTCTTAGGTTCGAGTCTCAGAGGTGGTACAGACCCGGCTGGCGTCAGATGGGTGTGTCTGAGACGAGGGAGGTTAAAGTGTGACCTCTGGTGTAAATACCACATATTTTTAGTCATGTATTAGCTTCACATAATCCAATACTGGGAATACTGGGAATACTGGGATTAATGGGAGATTTAGAAATTAAACTGTAAGTGTTTATCTTCATAATGAACCTgcctggaggaggaggagaactgctgttgggcccttaagcaaggcccttaaccctcacttgctcagactgtatactgtacagtacaatCGTTGGCATCGAACACTCCAGGTGTTTGGTGGAGAAATCAAATCATCACAAATGCACacagtggcctcacagcaagaaggtcctgggtttgatgcctagatggagcggtctgggtcctttctgtgtggagtttgcatgttctccacgtgtccgtgtgggtttcttctgggtgttccggtttcctcccacagtacaaagacttgcagtcaggttaattagatgtgtgtgtgtgtgtgtgtgggtccaGCAGCCGCCCAATCATCACTGTAAAGTATGGTGAAGAGGttctgatgttttggggttgattTGCTACTGTTTTGGAGATTTGACATAAAAGGCTGTAACTGGAACtccaatcagaatgaaaatgacCAGATGAGCACGTAATGAAGACTGATCCCTGATCTAACGTGATCCCTGATCTAACGTAGTCTCAGATCTAACGTGATCCCTGATCTAACATGATCCCTAATCTAACATGATCCCTGATATGACGTGATCCCTGATCTAATGCGATTCCTGATCTAACATGATCCCTGATATGACGTGATCCCTGATATAATGTGATCTCTGATCTAACATGATCCCTGATCTAACGTGATCCCTGATCTAATGTAATCTCTGATCTGATCTAACGTAATCTCAGATCTAACGTGATCTCAGATCTAATGTGATCTCAGATCTAACGTGATCTCAGATCTAACGTGATCCCTGATCTAACATGCTTTAAAGAGAAAAGTCTGGAGGATCTGGAGAGGTTCTGAAAAGAGGAGTGGATCTCAGATTCCTTGCTGTGGATTCTCTAATAGCAATCATCATTACAAGAGAAGACTCAGTGCTCAGAACTCCAGGATCCTCGTTCACAAAGGCTGAATGTAAGAGACTGCTGGGGGTGAACGAGGAGGGGGTGAATATTTTTACTGTATATGAAAATGATGTAAAACCCGCCTTCTTCAACGTGACACATTCAACCCTCCTCCAATaaatcacactcacacacactcacacacactcacacacacacacacacacacacacgtgcagtGTAAGCACTAATGTAAGTGCAGAAGCAGGAGCGTCAGTGTGAGATCGGACAGCCATGAGCGCACACGATTCGCGCCGAGCTCCAGCGCCGGAGTGACTGCAGGATGGAGACGGGCGACAACCAGACCCGCACCAACGGCACCGGGGGGGTCCAGGAGAGCCGCACCAACCTGACCTACCAATTCGTCACCTCCTTCCTCCTGGCGGCTTTGATCCTGTTCGCCGTCCTGGGGAACGCCTGCGTGATCACAGCCATCGCTTTAGAGCGTTCCCTGCAGAACGTGGCTAATTATTTAATTGGATCGTTAGCGGTGACGGACCTGATGGTTTCGGTTCTGGTTCTGCCCATGGCCGCTCTCTACCAGGTCCTGGATAAGTGGACGTTGGGTCAGGAGATCTGCGACCTGTTTATTTCTCTGGACGTCCTCTGCTGCACCTCGTCCATCCTTCACCTGTGCGCCATCGCTCTCGACCGCTACTGGACCATCACCGATCCCATCGACTACATGAACAAGCGGACCCCCAGGCGCGCCGCCGTGCTCATCAGCCTGACCTGGGTGGTCGGGTTCTCCATCTCCATCCCGCCCATGCTGGGCTGGCGTACGGCGGAGGACCGGTCCGACCCGGACGCCTGCTCCATCAGCCAGGACCCGGCGTACACCGTGTACTCCACGTTCGGCGCGTTTTACCTCCCGCTCATCATCATGCTCGTCCTGTACGGACGCATCTTCCGGGCCGCCAGGTTCCGGATCCGGAAGAACATGGGGAGGCGAGGGAGGATTTCCGCCAGGATCGCGGACGACGAGTTCAGCATCACGGTCAACGGGACCGAACACAACAAGAAGGACACGGTGGAGCTGAAGGGTTCCAAACTTCACATCCTGCCGCTGTCCTGCCACAAGTCTCCGATCCCGGAGCAGAAGAACGGGAGAAGTTTAGAAGCCAGAAGAAAAGCCGCCATGGGACGGGAGCGCCGGGCGGTAAAGACTCTGGGCATCATCATGGGCACGTTCATCCTGTGCTGGCTGCCGTTTTTCACCGTGGCGCTCGTGCTGCCCTTCTGCAAGTCCAGATGTTTCATGCCCAAGTGGCTCGGAGACGTGATCAACTGGCTCGGCTACTCCAACTCGCTCCTGAACCCGGTCATCTACGCCTACTTCAACAAGGACTTCCAGAACGCCTTCAAAAAGATCCTTAGGTGTAAATGCATCCGCCGGTGAAACTTCAgtgctgtattattatttattattatttgcacttgtgttttctTGATTTATAATTATAACCTGCGTACAAACTTTGATGTTCTTTAGTAAAACGTCTCATGTTTGTAAGGAACGCACTTTTTAGTGCAGCAGCTttgctgcgttgaccttggaagGGGCGGGGGCTTGGTGGAATTTGGGCGGAGCTTGGGCAGGGTGTGGGCGGAGCTTGAGAGAACGCGGGAGTGCTAGCTATAGCGATGCAGCGACTGAGACTttacacaataataacaataataaacgactttaaatcattcattcaaaCAGTAGTGACGATTTCTAATCGTTCAGGCTGTGAATGTCGTTTATGTTTGTGCTTTTCATTATTTACAGCTAGCTCAGCTAGCTAACAGCGACTCAGACGGGAAATCGTCAACAAACCTACATTTTACGGACATTTATTTTGAGTTAAATTGCATTCATgattcagctctgctatcagccgattGGCTGagtgtctgtagggggagggaccAGGTCTGGTGTAAGTGCGCCCTCTGCTGATCATTTAtggcagtgcgtgactctccagaCACGATACTCCTCTCTGTGAGACCGGTGATCGGCGGTTGTGCCTGTCAAAGGGGTTTTGGGGCCCCGCCCGTCCTTGACTGGGGTTAGGGGTGGGCATTGCCATGGCAGCAGCTATGAAAGAGACATAAACTCCATCTAAACGCGATCTGATTGGGTGATAAAGGGGAAAAATTGCATTTATGGACCTCATGCAGGTCTGAATGTTCCAGTCGCACCTACAAATGTAAGATGATACCatcatttattacaaataatcaaacagaggtgaacaatatttttatattaaaacctGAATCTTAGTGAGATAAAATTtggaataaatagaataaaactaGACGATCAGGTTTAAGAAAATGAAAGCAGTGTATTAGCGCCACCTGCAGgcttaaatgtataaaaaatataaaccaTAAACGTGGTGatttacacatttttacacattattgtgttttttgttataatatatataataaaacgtAAATATGAATCCGAGGGCgggacggtggctcggtgggtagcactgttgcctcacagcacgaaggtcctgggttcgatccccaggtgggcggtccgggtccgttctgcagtcaggttaattagggacaatgaattgccctataggtgaatgggtgtgtgtgtctaccaTGTCCAgggtgccttgcgccca is part of the Trichomycterus rosablanca isolate fTriRos1 chromosome 7, fTriRos1.hap1, whole genome shotgun sequence genome and harbors:
- the LOC134317502 gene encoding NACHT, LRR and PYD domains-containing protein 12-like yields the protein MELLSECRENLRSKLSQRCDGIIEGSSEIHTELYIIERYAEDVHNDREVGLIRTAAAPEKTIKHNDLFKDESIRMVLTEGMAGIGKTVSVQKFVLDWAAGRANQDVLFMLPLPFRKLNLVKDETLSLMNLLHTFTPEMKELQSIDCETHRVVFIFDGLDECPLPLNFGNNPIVCDVTEPVSVDALFTNLIQGNLLPSVLVWITSRPGAANQIPPEFVDQVTELRGFNDPQKEEYFRKTIGDENLASKIINHLRSSRNFNIQCNIPIFCWISATVLQSLLGQAEIVELPKTLTQMFTHFLIVLLKHKNRKNHKNCSMDAHQTTEMILALGKLAFQQLEKGNLMFFEEDLNECGIDVGERSVYSGVYARIFKEEFKLDLRKVFSFVHLSLQEFLAALYAFLRSSSNESNLSEFLNIAVDQALQSASGNMDLFLRFLLGLSLKTSETLQDLLTQKRTSLHNREETVTYIKEKIRENLSPEQSIDLFHCLNELNDRSLVQDVQTFLRNHLHKETRLSSAHWLALVFVLLNSEDNLDDFDLNKYDPSEEGLQKLLPVVKASRKVKLCWCDLQEESCAALSLVLCSCSTRVKDLDLSGNKVQDSGVKLLSAGLESPDCNLEILRLCCCGLTEESCAALSSVLSLKSSRLRTLDLSNNDLLDAGVKLLSAELKDPNSRLEILRLDLCGLTAESCAALSSVLSLKSSRLRELDLSNNDLQDSGVELLFPERENPCCNLEILRLYGCNLAEESCEVLSSVLGSNSSSLRELNLIDNKLLDAGVKLLSAGLQNPRCRLEILRLSLCGLLEESCASLSPVLCSDFSSLRELYLWDNKIQDAGLTLLSAGLENPHCKLEKLELQRCSVAHAGCVALASALTSNPSSRLRELNLQYNKPGESGVTLLHDLLKLPHTDLKSLHIET
- the htr1aa gene encoding 5-hydroxytryptamine (serotonin) receptor 1A a, whose product is METGDNQTRTNGTGGVQESRTNLTYQFVTSFLLAALILFAVLGNACVITAIALERSLQNVANYLIGSLAVTDLMVSVLVLPMAALYQVLDKWTLGQEICDLFISLDVLCCTSSILHLCAIALDRYWTITDPIDYMNKRTPRRAAVLISLTWVVGFSISIPPMLGWRTAEDRSDPDACSISQDPAYTVYSTFGAFYLPLIIMLVLYGRIFRAARFRIRKNMGRRGRISARIADDEFSITVNGTEHNKKDTVELKGSKLHILPLSCHKSPIPEQKNGRSLEARRKAAMGRERRAVKTLGIIMGTFILCWLPFFTVALVLPFCKSRCFMPKWLGDVINWLGYSNSLLNPVIYAYFNKDFQNAFKKILRCKCIRR